The stretch of DNA CACAGGATGGAACATCAGAGTGGCATTGCGGCTGGCAAATATGATAGAGACAAGGAGCCGCAGCGGGAAACGGCGATATAGGGcgcaaagcaataaaaatatcattacaTATTTCGCAaaggtttttgttcatattttttaaaaaatgtaactaaatttgtaattcttaatattttcgGAAGTAACTGTATctgaattacatattttctcattttaactgTAGCGAATTACAGttactctttttttgtaattaaattacgTAACGTCGTTACATGTAATCCGTTACTACCCAACACTGACTGCTGCACTGAGGTGATGCTTCGTACGAAGGTGAAAGAAGTTCAAAAAACTTGAagattgcttttatagtttattttttccagtttgacaagcaaataacaaagatcaaacttttcattagtgatgtgttgagtaatgaagcgggtaagacagagaactcacctaaacctgagcagttaaagtttttattttttagtaataaatcgttgtccctggtgacatagcgagtaacaagccaatcacaaccctcttttctttttgtttctagttttcttttggatccagccattgtttcatacaacgAGATTAATCggaatttatgtatcagaatcacaaagattttaaacttgtttattcattgtaaagcttcatgttgttttcacgctgcctattttacatatattgtccagttgatgtcacagtagagcaaatgaagcaccgcgATGTatcggctcatgagtcgaatgattggatggagttcctcagggcttttaaaaaagtggactaaaatgaaatttgaatataatttatagtatttgtttaaaatccgttcatttgagaattctccaaatgtcagctggatatGTCGATTCATCTAtatctctgtctacgctcttgaattttcaaatggatttttgttcatttctgcctTATACgttttacttcagtaaagttaacaattactctttttctctgttttcttctccagattccctgaagtgtaacgtttataaccaggagaggagatccactctggaccaggaggaattagaacctgtgcaggtgaaacaagaacaggaagagcctgaagatcatcagataaaagtggaagagaaagaagtttactgcagtcaggctgaagaacagattgaattaaaacaggagactgatacctgcatggtggttcctgttgatgagcaaacagaccacactgaatcagaaccaaagaggaaccaagtcatcttccaggaagctgctgaagctgagaaccaaaatcaggaaagaagaaaacctttctcatgtgtcatctgtaaaaagcgtttgactttcaaatctgcttttgatattcacatgagaactcatacgggtgaaaagccgttttcatgtgtgaactgtggaaaaagttttagtcaaaaacagaatttaactctgcacatgaggattcacactggtgaaaagccgttttcatgtgtgaactgtggaaaaagttttagtgtaAAATGgaatttaactcggcacatgatgattcacactggtgaaaagtcgttttcatgtgtgaactgtggaaaaagttttagtcaaaaccgggatttaactcagcacttgatgattcacactggtgaaaagccattttcatgtgtgaactgtggaaaaagttttagtgtaAAACGgaatttaactcggcacatgatgattcacactggtgaaaagccgttttcatgtgtgaactgtggaaaaagttttagtgaaaaacaggatttaactcggcacatgatgattcacactggtgaaaagccgttttcatgtgtgaactgtggaaaaagctttTGTCAAAAACgggatttaactcagcacatgatgattcacacaggtgaaaagccgttttcatgtgtgaactgtggaaaaagttttagtgtaAAACGGGATTTAACTCGGCActtgaggattcacactggtgaaaagccgttttcatgtgtgaactgtggaaaaagtttttgtcaaaaacgggatttaactcagcacatgaggatACACaatggtgaaaagccgttttcatgtgtgaactgtggaaaaagttttagtcaaaaaaagtatttaactcggcacatgaggatacacactggtgaaaagccgttttcatgtgtgaactgtggaaaaagttttagtcaaaaacaggatttaactcggcacatgaggattcacactggtgaaaagccgttttcatgtgtgaactgtggaaaaagttttagtcaaaaacagaattttactCATCACATGAGgactcacactggtgaaaagccgttttcatgtgtgaactgtggaaaaagttttagtgtaaaactgaatttaactcGACACGtgaggattcacacaggtgaaaagcctttttcatgtgtgaactgtggaaaaagttttagtcagaaacaggatttaacttggcacatgatgattcacactggtgaaaaaccattttcatgtgtgaactgtggaaaaagttttagtctaaaacagaatttaactcagcacatgaggattcacactggtgaaaagctgttttcgtgtgtgaactgtggaaaaagttttagtcaaaaacagcatttaactcggcacatgatgattcacactggtgaaaaaccattttcatgtgtgaactgtggaaaaagttttagtgtaAAACggaatttaactcagcacatgatgattcacactggtgaaaaaccattttcatgtgtgaactgtggagaAAGTTTTCGTCACAAGGTGAGTTTAATTCACCACTTGAGGcgtcacacaggtgaaaagcagtAGAAGTATTTTCCATACATGTCCTATGTTGAGGTTCACTATAGAActgatttggtttaaaactagaatgaaagactggaggggtttcatgtctataaagctgaaaattgttgtatttgttaaatgtgataaTTTGGATACTTGGAGATGtgcaaccatgacacattttccttcagagatgctttcttgtttttttttggtatattctttatcaataaacaataatgataaactgtatgttattgtattaacttactgtttatgtcaaactgtatgttgtgtgtgtacaacatgaagagcagagggctcagcacacagccctgaggagtgccagtactgatgctgatagatgaagaggcttgggggcccactgactatttcatgcattaacagagtttgaccggacatggactcccttccagaacattctcacaaaattggacttgagggattgatttgtattattctgtacaaTAGAGAGAGTtagtggggtttattttaaaagcttttaaaatcaaGACTAGAATGTACAGAAttgagtgggtttttttttaaatctgcaaaaaaatatttgcaatatttttgtctttaaaataaaatgagattgagttttctttcaaattatattaaccagttttactctgattaaaatcttttcaaatgaaataaaatggatttgtactttaaagaaaatgcaagattcaccacaaattaattttcctgCTTTCATTGCCAGAGCCGGCACAAGGCAatagcaaactaagcagccactAAGGGCCCCAGGGCCACTAGGGGgcccctcagtggagctgattttatttatttttcttagtaataatttctgtcataataTCAAAACCACACAATGTCACTATTaagtggtttgtttttacaataatatatatatgataatgtatgtagaaattatttttttattgatagaaAGAAACAATATGCTCTTGGcggcccctggtggccgcggtaggtaccgcacgCTTCGCTGGTAACATGAGCCTCATCCAAACGTGAAAACCTCCGGTCAGAAGACAAGtcagcaaaacaatgtctccaaaaaggacttatccttcagggagggagaaaagaggaagaatagaaaatagccaagataaaggtttgttttaatgtgtcttggtaatgtcatgtaaaagatttgtaaagctgctaacaGAAAATGAGCTTGAatggtccagttcaacagcccAACATTTatagggtctttgtgtttgtgtgaacatgagtttaaactttaaacgagttgattctcatggttggctctgtatatttctgaggtatttttggcttcaaaactcCGTGTTTGATAAGGTTTGAtaacaataacttaaacttctcaatgtttgacattgtctagtaaaatgtttttacgtcaggctacatagctgctacatggatgagctgctctatgctgtagttggtgatttgttgtttgctgctgagcataatcattttgtggccaaaacaaacattatttttacatcaacttctaagttatgttaaaatcatttgaaggatcagaatcagtccagtactggtaccggtccacattgtaggggagaaagactcacatggtataaattgcatttttagctatttgttagattttaaatttcttattttcatatGTACTCATTTATCttactttaatttgctttttctaGCAGCTGTTAACTTCTGTAACTAGGGTTTCCCAAGTCTGAATAAAAAGAGGAGCAGCGAGAGGGGAAATTTAGAGTGAATTGCAATAGACACTGTTTCAaagttataataatttattaaaataaaaacagtaaaattaaataatacctCTATGTAGATGAGAAGAAGTTAGGAAAAACTAAGCTGAGTTGCCGAGGCTTGGCGGTAGGTGCTGACAGGTTCTGGATCGGAGGCTCCCGAGCAAAGAATCACCAAACACCGTGACGTCACACACTCGTTGGATTTCCCTCAATCGATTTATGTTGATCACGGGACAGCCACAGCAACAGGGGGCGCCACCATCTGGGCCAAACGCACCACCTTCAATCCTCagagctaaaaaagaaaaaaatacaaactattattaaaataccggTAGAAAAATCAAATAGATAAAACCGGTAAAAGTCTTTTACACTCGACCACCAGCACCGCACAATTCAGTGAACAAGCCGGTGCTGATCGGCTCTCAATAAGCCACAGGATGGGCGGAACCAGCGGTAACtccgaacaaagcagcagcgatcattgtggatatacggaaactataggaaaggttctgatctggtggagtgaagaaactgtgaaacatgttgcgggatgtaggagatacgaatcagaagacaatattaactttggatttgtggaaaactggaatactaatattgtatttgttttatttagataaagtggaagaaaagattttacgtctttcaaagagaactggcactgtatgagaaatctttagatgtgatgatcgtaagatccacaaggtggcggtaatgcaatgacatgaatgaacgacagtcataaaatctcaaagaagaagaagaagaagaagacaaagaaaatggcgcatggtctgtttggttgaatgttcgactgtttctcta from Xiphophorus maculatus strain JP 163 A chromosome 13, X_maculatus-5.0-male, whole genome shotgun sequence encodes:
- the LOC111610415 gene encoding gastrula zinc finger protein XlCGF57.1-like isoform X2, with protein sequence MMIHTGEKPFSCVNCGKSFSEKQDLTRHMMIHTGEKPFSCVNCGKSFCQKRDLTQHMMIHTGEKPFSCVNCGKSFSVKRDLTRHLRIHTGEKPFSCVNCGKSFCQKRDLTQHMRIHNGEKPFSCVNCGKSFSQKKYLTRHMRIHTGEKPFSCVNCGKSFSQKQDLTRHMRIHTGEKPFSCVNCGKSFSQKQNFTHHMRTHTGEKPFSCVNCGKSFSVKLNLTRHVRIHTGEKPFSCVNCGKSFSQKQDLTWHMMIHTGEKPFSCVNCGKSFSLKQNLTQHMRIHTGEKLFSCVNCGKSFSQKQHLTRHMMIHTGEKPFSCVNCGKSFSVKRNLTQHMMIHTGEKPFSCVNCGESFRHKVSLIHHLRRHTGEKQ